A window of the Fulvia fulva chromosome 11, complete sequence genome harbors these coding sequences:
- a CDS encoding Lactose permease codes for MEPVTKSSLAGQSKEGATFISHIEDTTGDAKQIPEVVNVQGNPDFIQATTNGAPLNLLSKESLQLYLILLTACLNATASGFDGSIFGSINAMNQYQAYFRKEETGSSTGIIFAIYTIGSMVGAVFTGFVCDVFGRRAGMGIGAVIIMIGAVLIRGRFVLGLGISLGTSAAPTYAIELAPLQWRGRITGYYNTFFYSGSILATGVTYATTKDTSQLSWRLPLGLQCVPPVFILLGSFSIPESPRWLCSRGKHEEAARILAKYHGAGDMRHPMVQLELREFEESIAVQKMRSWWDWRDLVKTHNACWRIAMVALMSYGSQLSGNSVLTYYLPTMYTQLGVASTDRRLLLTFANSIVSCTGAVFGSATNDKIGRRTKLWVGSFVLAILFAAVTGFSSYFEHSRAPTSHAKSLSNAGIAFIFLFGCAYSFVYTPLTPTYCAETLDNHTRATGMGIHVIMNNTANFYNTYITAVAFKAIAWKYYLVFVCLNVVYGFAWYFCGMETKGRTMEQLQEVFDAPWPPKASLQKTRSRGLQCE; via the exons ATGGAGCCGGTGACGAAGAGCAGTCTTGCCGGGCAGTCCAAAGAAGGCGCCACATTCATCAGCCATATCGAGGATACAACAGGTGATGCCAAACAGATCCCAGAAGTGGTCAACGTTCAAGGCAATCCCGATTTTATCCAAGCAACTACGAATGGCGCACCTCTCAACCTGCTGTCAAAAGAGTCTTTGCAACTCTATCTCATCCTCCTCACAGCCTGCCTCAACGCCACAGCATCTGGGTTCGATGGCTCCATCTTTGGTTCAATCAACGCCATGAATCAGTATCAAGCATACTTCCGCAAAGAGGAGACTGGCTCCAGTACTGGCATCATCTTCGCCATCTACACAATTGGCAGCATGGTGGGCGCCGTGTTCACCGGCTTTGTCTGCGACGTCTTCGGTCGAAGAGCTGGCATGGGTATTGGAGCGGTCATCATCATGATCGGTGCTGTGCTT ATTCGTGGTAGATTCGTGCTCGGACTGGGCATATCACTGGGGACATCTGCTGCTCCGACATATGCCATTGAGCTGGCACCTCTTCAATGGCGAGGAAGGATTACGGGCTACTACAACACTTTCTTCTATTCTGGCTCAATACTGGCGACTGGTGTCACTTACGCTACAACAAAGGATACCTCGCAGCTAAGCTGGAGACTACCATTGGGTCTGCAGTGTGTTCCACCCGTCTTCATCTTGCTGGGCTCGTTCTCGATACCAGAAAGTCCAAGGTGGCTCTGCAGTCGTGGTAAACACGAAGAGGCAGCCCGTATCCTCGCAAAGTATCATGGCGCTGGAGATATGCGGCATCCAATGGTGCAGCTTGAGCTTAGGGAGTTTGAAGAATCCATTGCAGTACAAAAGATGCGGAGCTGGTGGGACTGGAGAGATCTGGTCAAGACGCACAATGCCTGCTGGAGAATAGCAATGGTCGCGCTGATGAGTTACGGCTCGCAGCTGTCAGGCAACTCGGTGCTGACGTACTACCTACCGACCATGTACACGCAGCTTGGTGTGGCGTCGACCGATCGACGACTGTTGCTGACGTTCGCTAACAGCATTGTGAGCTGTACTGGAGCCGTCTTTGGATCAGCAACCAACGACAAAATTGGTAGACGCACCAAGCTCTGGGTCGGGTCATTCGTTCTCGCCATCCTCTTTGCCGCAGTCACGGGCTTCTCATCGTACTTTGAGCATTCCAGAGCACCCACCAGCCACGCAAAATCTCTTTCAAATGCGGGCATAGCCTTCATCTTCTTGTTCGGTTGCGCCTACAGCTTCGTGTACACGCCATTAACCCCTACATATTGTGCTGAGACGCTGGACAACCATACTCGCGCGACCGGGATGGGAATTCATGTCATTATGAACAACACGGCCAACTTCTACAATACGTATATCACGGCTGTTGCGTTCAAGGCTATAGCTTGGAAGTATTATCTTGTGTTTGTGTGCCTCAATGTGGTCTATG GGTTTGCTTGGTACTTCTGCGGTATGGAAACGAAAGGGCGGACCATGGAGCAATTGCAAGAAGTCTTCGATGCACCGTGGCCACCCAAAGCATCGTTGCAGAAGACAAGATCGAGAGGACTGCAGTGTGAGTAG